In Spodoptera frugiperda isolate SF20-4 chromosome 12, AGI-APGP_CSIRO_Sfru_2.0, whole genome shotgun sequence, a single window of DNA contains:
- the LOC118263133 gene encoding uncharacterized protein LOC118263133 yields the protein MNIKWFINLAVLLVASDNLVQTYNISVYDICPLYKKGASLNIYDVVGRWMTVYTQPRAIDCFKFQVRATTDLEREQYVIKYGEFGGRVDWNLCLLQVETLAGKHFLMGNGSESGLLENIIIMENKYGDYTLQNQSADQWMLFGRRGSEVLMIRDCYGETAAAFARAPYWPSTHELSAIFHRSGIAAQTRGRLLCEPHEIPRRQQQYAASYSHNRNRNY from the exons atgaatattaaGTGGTTCATTAATTTAGCAGTTCTATTAGTGGCGAGTGATAATCTAGTGCAGACATACAACATATCAGTATACGACATTTGTCCCTTATATAAAAAGGGCGCTAGCTTGAACATATACGACGTGGTGGGGCGTTGGATGACAGTCTACACGCAACCAAGGGCGATAGATTGCTTTAAATTTCAAGTTAGAGCAACTACTGACTTG GAGCGAGAACAATACGTAATAAAGTATGGAGAGTTCGGCGGCCGCGTGGACTGGAACCTTTGTCTCTTGCAAGTGGAGACACTGGCGGGGAAACACTTCTTAATGGGTAACGGTTCAGAGTCAGGACTCCtggaaaatattatcataatggagaataaatatg GCGACTATACGTTACAAAACCAGAGTGCAGACCAATGGATGTTGTTTGGTCGCCGCGGGAGTGAAGTGTTGATGATCCGTGATTGCTACGGGGAAACGGCAGCCGCCTTCGCGCGCGCCCCCTACTGGCCGTCCACGCACGAACTTAGTGCAATATTCCACCGCAGCGGGATTGCTGCACAAACCCGTGGACGCCTACTTTGTGAGCCTCACGAGATACCGAGAAGGCAGCAGCAGTACGCAGCCAGCTACTCACACAATAGAAACAGGAATTACTAA
- the LOC118263134 gene encoding dnaJ homolog subfamily C member 5 — protein MDKRKLSTAGDSLYQILQVPKTATQDDVKKSYRKLALKYHPDKNPNNPEAAEKFKEVNRAHTILSDATKRNIYDNYGSLGLYIAEQFGEENVNAYFVVTSTWCKALFIVCGILTGCYFCCCLCCCCNCCCGKCKPRPPEESGDYHTLERDDSDGVQAVTVQPGGEGRPKGEQAPPIAMPAPPPAGASENTGLNTGSSIPKYT, from the exons ATGGATAAAAGGAAACTATCGACTGCGGGGGACAGCCTGTATCAAATACTGCAGGTCCCAAAAACGGCTACACAAGACGATGTCAAGAAAAGCTATCGGAAATTAGCGTTAAAATATCATCCTGATAAAAATCCCAACAATCCTGAAGCTGCCGAGAAATTCAAAGAAGTGAATCGTGCACATACGATTCTAAGTGATGCCACGAAACGGAATATATATGATAATTATGGATCTCTTGGTCTTTACATTGCTGAGCAATTCGGCGAAGAAAACGTCAACGCCTATTTCGTAGTGACAAGCACTTGGTGCAAGGCCCTGTTTATTGTTTGCGGCATTTTGACCGGATGCTACTTCTGCTGCTGCCTCTGCTGTTGTTGCAATTGCTGCTGTGGCAAATGCAAACCACGTCCGCCCGAGGAGTCTGGTGATTACCACACACTGGAGCGGGATGATTCAGATGGCGTGCAAGCCGTGACTGTGCAGCCGGGTGGAGAAGGCCGCCCCAAGGGTGAACAGGCGCCTCCCATTGCCATGCCTGCACCTCCTCCAGCTGGAGCTTCAGAAAACACCGGTTTGAACACAG GAAGCAGTATTCCAAAATACACATGA
- the LOC118262927 gene encoding protein Mpv17: protein MSQAKMKFRGLFKLYLDTLQRRPYLVQAVQTGVLMGSGDLISQTFIERKHISEIDATRTLKFSSIGFFVGGPALRLWYGALYKYIGSSGKTVAMKKVFVDQIMFAPIFLCGILSAVAAFQGKDWTNIKRDLENNYLDVLKTNYCLWPWVQIVNFYYIPLQYQVLVVQVVALFWNTYLSWKTNRSSENMAIQK, encoded by the exons ATGTCTCAAGCAAAAATGAAGTTTCGCGGTTTATTTAAGTTGTACCTAGATACTTTGCAACGAAGACCGTACTTGGTACAAGCAGTGCAAACTGGAGTCCTAATGGGTTCCGGTGATCTAATAAGTCAGACCTTTATTGAACGTAAGCACATTTCAGAAATCGATGCTACAAGGACATTGAAATTTTCTTCAATAGGGTTTTTTGTTGGT GGACCAGCATTGCGTCTTTGGTATGGAGCCCTATACAAGTATATAGGTTCCAGTGGCAAAACAGTTGCTATGAAGAAAGTGTTTGTTGACCAAATTATGTTTGCACCTATTTTCTTATGTGGAATTCTGAGTGCAGTAGCAGCCTTTCAGGGCAAGGATTGGACTAACATTAAAAGAGATTTAGAAAACAATTACTTAGATGTATTAAAGACAAATTACTGTCTCTGGCCATGGGTTCAGatagtaaatttttattatattccacTCCAATACCAAGTTTTAGTAGTTCAAGTAGTTGCATTATTCTGGAACACATATTTGTCATGGAAAACCAACAGAAGCTCAGAAAATATggcaatacaaaaataa
- the LOC118262260 gene encoding S-formylglutathione hydrolase isoform X1 — MQNIRTLLSHNRVSIRLPNSLILVFRVSRDQKATMDQLSLVSSNKIFGGYQKVYSHQSSELKCKMNFSVYLPPQAEGGDVKLPVVFYLSGLTCSEQNFITKSGFQRYAADHGIIVVGPDTSPRGVKIPGDDDSWDFGVGAGFYVDASKEPWSTNYRMASYVNKELYELVQQAFNNVVDPDRIGIMGHSMGGHGALISTLRNPGLYKSVSAFAPICNPIQGAWGIKALGGYLGDDKSKWVEWDATELVKKYDGPPLTLLIDQGSVDQFYLDKQLLPENLVEACRSAGVPVILKLREGYDHSYYHIASYIGEHFDFHAKILKA, encoded by the exons ATGCAAAATATTCGCACTTTATTGTCGCACAATCGAGTGTCCATTCGCCTGCCTAATTCACTAATTTTAGTGTTTCGTGTCTCTCGTGACCAA aagGCCACCATGGATCAACTTTCCTTAGTTTCATCTAACAAGATATTTGGGGGGTACCAAAAAGTGTACTCCCATCAGTCATCTGAATTAAAATGTAAGATGAACTTCTCTGTGTACTTGCCACCACAGGCTGAAGGTGGTGATGTCAAGTTACCAGTTGTTTTCTACCTCTCGGGACTTACTTGCAGTGAGCAAAACTTCATCACTAAATCAGGCTTCcaaag GTATGCTGCAGACCACGGCATAATAGTTGTTGGCCCTGACACTTCTCCCAGAGGAGTCAAAATTCCAGGTGATGATGACTCCTGGGACTTTGGTGTTGGTGCTGGATTTTATGTAGATGCCTCTAAAGAGCCATGGTCAACAAACTACAGAATGGCTAGTTATGTAAACAAGGAATTGTATGAATTAGTTCAGCAAGCTTTTAACAATGTGGTCGATCCTGACAGAATTGGCATCATGGGACACAG TATGGGAGGTCATGGAGCTTTAATATCAACTCTCAGAAATCCTGGGTTATACAAGTCAGTAAGTGCATTTGCTCCCATCTGCAACCCCATTCAAGGCGCATGGGGAATAAAGGCCCTTGGAGGATACTTGGGAGATGATAAGAGCAAGTGGGTTGAGTGGGATGCTACAGAACTAGTCAAGAAATACGATGGACCTCCACTCACTTTACTCATTGAccag GGTTCAGTTGACCAATTTTATTTAGACAAGCAATTATTGCCAGAAAACTTGGTAGAGGCGTGTCGTTCAGCGGGTGTCCCAGTCATACTGAAGCTGCGTGAAGGTTACGACCACTCATACTACCACATAGCCTCTTACATCGGCGAACACTTCGACTTCCACGCCAAGATACTGAAGGCCTAA
- the LOC118262260 gene encoding S-formylglutathione hydrolase isoform X2, producing MDQLSLVSSNKIFGGYQKVYSHQSSELKCKMNFSVYLPPQAEGGDVKLPVVFYLSGLTCSEQNFITKSGFQRYAADHGIIVVGPDTSPRGVKIPGDDDSWDFGVGAGFYVDASKEPWSTNYRMASYVNKELYELVQQAFNNVVDPDRIGIMGHSMGGHGALISTLRNPGLYKSVSAFAPICNPIQGAWGIKALGGYLGDDKSKWVEWDATELVKKYDGPPLTLLIDQGSVDQFYLDKQLLPENLVEACRSAGVPVILKLREGYDHSYYHIASYIGEHFDFHAKILKA from the exons ATGGATCAACTTTCCTTAGTTTCATCTAACAAGATATTTGGGGGGTACCAAAAAGTGTACTCCCATCAGTCATCTGAATTAAAATGTAAGATGAACTTCTCTGTGTACTTGCCACCACAGGCTGAAGGTGGTGATGTCAAGTTACCAGTTGTTTTCTACCTCTCGGGACTTACTTGCAGTGAGCAAAACTTCATCACTAAATCAGGCTTCcaaag GTATGCTGCAGACCACGGCATAATAGTTGTTGGCCCTGACACTTCTCCCAGAGGAGTCAAAATTCCAGGTGATGATGACTCCTGGGACTTTGGTGTTGGTGCTGGATTTTATGTAGATGCCTCTAAAGAGCCATGGTCAACAAACTACAGAATGGCTAGTTATGTAAACAAGGAATTGTATGAATTAGTTCAGCAAGCTTTTAACAATGTGGTCGATCCTGACAGAATTGGCATCATGGGACACAG TATGGGAGGTCATGGAGCTTTAATATCAACTCTCAGAAATCCTGGGTTATACAAGTCAGTAAGTGCATTTGCTCCCATCTGCAACCCCATTCAAGGCGCATGGGGAATAAAGGCCCTTGGAGGATACTTGGGAGATGATAAGAGCAAGTGGGTTGAGTGGGATGCTACAGAACTAGTCAAGAAATACGATGGACCTCCACTCACTTTACTCATTGAccag GGTTCAGTTGACCAATTTTATTTAGACAAGCAATTATTGCCAGAAAACTTGGTAGAGGCGTGTCGTTCAGCGGGTGTCCCAGTCATACTGAAGCTGCGTGAAGGTTACGACCACTCATACTACCACATAGCCTCTTACATCGGCGAACACTTCGACTTCCACGCCAAGATACTGAAGGCCTAA
- the LOC118262259 gene encoding presenilins-associated rhomboid-like protein, mitochondrial isoform X1, with amino-acid sequence MFFRNVWCAAETTNSCRPLLLQQGRGSFSNVRVVVRNSLHNSRRGPRRTALEPDPLSQIQIESGPLHARVLWKPFFFTVGVSAVSLTGCFIWEYENLRAHASSFLKKPGTWLSAQQRKFKTHLQKAEPGPLTKWWRSLRDSEKVFYPILAANLLVFGAWRVRSLQPYMIKYFCSNPSGSSRCLPMLLSTFSHYSAMHLAANMYVLYSFMPAAVASLGKEQFVAMYLSAGVISSFASFVYKVLLNQPGLSLGASGAIMSVLAYVCVQYPDTRLSIIFLPMYTFAAGTAIKVIMSVDLAGVVFGWKFFDHAAHLGGALFGMAWCHWGSSMIWGNRDKFLQYYHTFRKNDSGR; translated from the exons ATGTTCTTCAGAAACGTATGGTGTGCAGCCGAGACGACGAATAGTTG taGACCGTTGCTTCTTCAGCAAGGTCGTGGAAGCTTCAGCAACGTTCGGGTGGTGGTTCGCAATTCATTACACAACAGTCGACGAGGCCCCCGGCGCACGGCTCTCGAGCCCGATCCGTTGTCACAGATACAGATAGAATCAGGACCTCTTCATGCTAGAGTCCTTTGGAAACCTTTCTTTTTCACAGTTGGG GTGTCTGCAGTGAGTCTCACTGGCTGCTTTATATGGGAATATGAAAATCTTCGCGCACATGCCTCATCTTTTCTCAAAAAACCTGGCACCTGGTTGAGTGCTcaacaaagaaaatttaaaacacatcTT caaaaaGCTGAGCCTGGTCCACTTACCAAATGGTGGAGGTCATTAAGAGATAGTGAGAAAGTATTTTACCCAATACTTGCTGCAAATTTATTGGTGTTTGGTGCTTGGCGTGTGAGGTCCCTGCAACCTTACATGATAAAATACTTCTGTTCTAATCCATCTGGaa GTTCACGATGTCTACCAATGTTGTTGTCTACATTCAGCCATTATTCTGCAATGCATTTAGCTGCAAATATGTATGTTCTCTACAGCTTCATGCCTG CTGCAGTAGCTTCATTAGGCAAAGAACAATTTGTAGCCATGTATTTAAGCGCTGGTGTAATAAGCAGCTTCGCAAGTTTTGTCTACAAAGTTTTACTAAATCAGCCTGGCCTTAGTCTTGGTGca TCAGGAGCAATAATGTCAGTGTTGGCATATGTATGTGTGCAGTATCCTGATACCAGGCTCAGCATTATCTTCTTGCCCATGTACACATTTGCTGCTGGCACG GCTATCAAGGTTATCATGAGTGTTGACTTGGCCGGAGTGGTATTTGGATGGAAATTCTTCGACCATGCTGCGCATCTTGGTGGTGCATTATTTGGCAT GGCATGGTGTCACTGGGGTAGCTCAATGATATGGGGGAACAGAGATAAATTCCTGCAGTATTACCATACTTTTAGGAAAAACGATTCGGGCAGATAG
- the LOC118262259 gene encoding presenilins-associated rhomboid-like protein, mitochondrial isoform X2, producing MFFRNVWCAAETTNSCRPLLLQQGRGSFSNVRVVVRNSLHNSRRGPRRTALEPDPLSQIQIESGPLHARVLWKPFFFTVGQKAEPGPLTKWWRSLRDSEKVFYPILAANLLVFGAWRVRSLQPYMIKYFCSNPSGSSRCLPMLLSTFSHYSAMHLAANMYVLYSFMPAAVASLGKEQFVAMYLSAGVISSFASFVYKVLLNQPGLSLGASGAIMSVLAYVCVQYPDTRLSIIFLPMYTFAAGTAIKVIMSVDLAGVVFGWKFFDHAAHLGGALFGMAWCHWGSSMIWGNRDKFLQYYHTFRKNDSGR from the exons ATGTTCTTCAGAAACGTATGGTGTGCAGCCGAGACGACGAATAGTTG taGACCGTTGCTTCTTCAGCAAGGTCGTGGAAGCTTCAGCAACGTTCGGGTGGTGGTTCGCAATTCATTACACAACAGTCGACGAGGCCCCCGGCGCACGGCTCTCGAGCCCGATCCGTTGTCACAGATACAGATAGAATCAGGACCTCTTCATGCTAGAGTCCTTTGGAAACCTTTCTTTTTCACAGTTGGG caaaaaGCTGAGCCTGGTCCACTTACCAAATGGTGGAGGTCATTAAGAGATAGTGAGAAAGTATTTTACCCAATACTTGCTGCAAATTTATTGGTGTTTGGTGCTTGGCGTGTGAGGTCCCTGCAACCTTACATGATAAAATACTTCTGTTCTAATCCATCTGGaa GTTCACGATGTCTACCAATGTTGTTGTCTACATTCAGCCATTATTCTGCAATGCATTTAGCTGCAAATATGTATGTTCTCTACAGCTTCATGCCTG CTGCAGTAGCTTCATTAGGCAAAGAACAATTTGTAGCCATGTATTTAAGCGCTGGTGTAATAAGCAGCTTCGCAAGTTTTGTCTACAAAGTTTTACTAAATCAGCCTGGCCTTAGTCTTGGTGca TCAGGAGCAATAATGTCAGTGTTGGCATATGTATGTGTGCAGTATCCTGATACCAGGCTCAGCATTATCTTCTTGCCCATGTACACATTTGCTGCTGGCACG GCTATCAAGGTTATCATGAGTGTTGACTTGGCCGGAGTGGTATTTGGATGGAAATTCTTCGACCATGCTGCGCATCTTGGTGGTGCATTATTTGGCAT GGCATGGTGTCACTGGGGTAGCTCAATGATATGGGGGAACAGAGATAAATTCCTGCAGTATTACCATACTTTTAGGAAAAACGATTCGGGCAGATAG
- the LOC118262257 gene encoding saccharopine dehydrogenase-like oxidoreductase → MSRLDLVIFGATGFTGKQAVIHMVKFAKKYDLASWGVAGRSEAKLRSMITEVSKKTGEDISSVKIIIADIDDDQSLKDMCIQTKMIVNCCGPYRMYGEPVVKAAVENKTNYVDVSGEPQFMETMQIRYDEQARQAGVFIVSACGWDSIPADMGVIFLKQHFAGTLNSVESYLESYLPPEFKAESRERGLINYGTWESLVYGITHMNELPALRKKLFPEPLPRLKPKLQRQTLHKKDGKWYLPFLGADESVVYRTQRYLYHNEQERPIQFKAYFKSGSLGQTILSIFGAVILFIMTKMSFTRNILLKYPKACSLGMVTKEGPTDNVMNNTHFSFELIGKGWESGADVQNTKPNKTVVARVTGTNPGYGATVVALLMAAHTILKEREKLPGAGGVTTPGAVFKNTNLINKLIENNLKYEIVGTK, encoded by the coding sequence ATGTCACGTTTAGACCTCGTAATATTTGGTGCTACAGGCTTTACGGGTAAGCAAGCTGTAATACATATGGTAAAATTTGCTAAAAAATATGACCTTGCATCATGGGGAGTTGCCGGTCGATCTGAAGCGAAACTTCGCTCTATGATAACAGAGGTCTCTAAAAAGACTGGAGAAGATATTTCAAGTGTAAAAATCATAATAGCAGATATAGATGATGATCAATCTCTCAAGGATATGTGTATTCAAACTAAGATGATTGTTAATTGCTGTGGCCCTTACCGCATGTATGGTGAACCTGTCGTTAAAGCGGCTGTGGAGAACAAGACTAATTATGTCGATGTAAGTGGTGAACCCCAGTTTATGGAAACAATGCAGATCCGTTATGATGAACAAGCACGGCAAGCCGGAGTGTTTATCGTTAGTGCGTGTGGTTGGGATAGCATTCCTGCTGATATGGGTGTTATCTTCCTAAAACAACATTTTGCTGGTACTTTAAATTCTGTGGAGTCTTATTTAGAGTCATATTTGCCACCAGAATTTAAGGCTGAGTCACGAGAACGAGGCCTCATCAATTATGGCACTTGGGAGTCATTGGTATATGGTATTACCCATATGAATGAGTTGCCTGCTCTAAGGAAGAAGTTGTTTCCTGAACCTCTACCTCGTTTAAAGCCTAAACTTCAACGTCAAACACTGCACAAAAAGGACGGCAAGTGGTATCTCCCATTTCTTGGGGCTGATGAGTCAGTTGTCTATCGCACTCAGCGTTATTTATATCACAATGAACAGGAACGTCCTATTCAATTCAAAGCTTACTTCAAATCTGGAAGTTTGGGTCAAACCATTTTGAGTATCTTTGGAGCAGTAATACTTTTCATTATGACAAAAATGTCATTTACCAGAAATATTTTGCTTAAATATCCCAAGGCTTGTTCCCTGGGCATGGTAACAAAGGAGGGTCCCACTGATAATGTTAtgaataatacacatttttcaTTTGAGCTTATTGGAAAAGGCTGGGAGAGTGGTGCTGATGTACAGAACACAAAGCCAAATAAAACTGTTGTTGCTAGGGTTACTGGCACGAATCCAGGTTATGGTGCCACAGTTGTAGCACTTCTGATGGCAGCACACACTATTCTCAAGGAGAGAGAAAAGTTGCCAGGAGCAGGCGGAGTTACAACTCCAGGAGCCGTTTTCAAAAACACAAATTTAATCAACAAACTGATAGAAAACAACTTGAAGTATGAAATTGTTGGGACCAAGTAA
- the LOC118262256 gene encoding sodium-dependent phosphate transporter 1-A gives MEPFSDDLLWLVVSGFVVAFILAFGIGANDVANSFGTSVGSKVLTLTQACILATIFEIAGSVLIGYKVSDTMRKGILDVSLYADGGEKLLAAGCLSALISGAIWLIVATALRLPVSGTHSMVGATVGFTLTAKGPVGVRWSTLGAIVLSWFISPALSGTASAILYWLVRRFILRATQPVKSGLTALPFFYGATMAVNVLSVVHDGPKLLAMDNIPLWLALVCSLALGALVAVCVRMFLVPYYKRRLVAPPVNFSLGLSNETTPANTPTHSNKSSIPQRPTSLLSEDGKVLEAIAESAEMVTLSDADKTSVGVMNARNRALLATMDDCSILSRSLSPPNKSRLQLIDADPQINTLKYIDETLSCCKSLDSAQMAGMGESYDSRNGFLGDSCDTIARGEFDRLAAARATHCVEFDTPPPRLDKGPDGGSAWSIERCAGVEAVSARAAGITPNSSAAPLLRAVSPPPAPPPPPPPDALRLFSFLQVLTATFGAFAHGGNDVSNAIGPLVALWLLYSEGGAHSRAETPLAILVFGGVGIALGLWLWGRRVIRTVGEDLTSITPDTGFTIELGAALTVLVASKAGLPVSTTHCKVGSVVCIGYFSDKPVDWSLFRNIIFAWVVTVPAVAAIAALAMLALETFVV, from the exons ATGGAACCGTTTTCTGATGATTTGCTATGGCTAGTGGTTAGTGGGTTTGTTGTGGCGTTCATACTGGCTTTCGGTATTGGTGCCAACGATGTGGCTAACTCGTTTGGGACCAGCGTCGGCTCCAAGGTGCTCACACTTACGCAGGCTTGCATACTTGCAACTATCTTCGAGATCGCAGGCTCTGTGCTCATAG GATATAAGGTATCGGACACAATGCGTAAAGGCATTCTGGACGTGTCGTTATATGCTGATGGGGGTGAGAAGCTGTTAGCTGCGGGATGTCTGTCGGCGCTGATCTCTGGCGCCATCTGGCTGATCGTGGCCACGGCGCTGCGGCTGCCTGTGTCTGGCACGCACTCCATGGTCGGGGCCACTGTGGGCTTCACGCTCACTGCTAAAGGCCCTGTAGGTGTGCGCTGGTCTACACTCGGAGCTATTG TGTTGTCATGGTTCATATCTCCAGCGTTGAGTGGCACGGCGTCCGCCATCCTGTACTGGCTGGTGCGCCGCTTCATCCTCCGGGCGACGCAGCCTGTCAAGTCGGGGCTGACGGCGCTGCCATTCTTCTACGGGGCCACCATGGCCGTCAACGTGCTGAGTGTGGTGCATGATGGGCCTAAGC TGTTGGCCATGGACAACATCCCGCTGTGGCTGGCGCTAGTGTGCTCCCTCGCGCTGGGGGCCTTAGTGGCGGTGTGTGTGCGCATGTTCCTCGTGCCCTACTACAAACGCCGGCTCGTTGCTCCGCCAGTCAACTTCTCGCTTGGATTATCTAACG aaacaaCTCCAGCGAACACTCCAACTCACTCAAACAAAAGCAGCATTCCACAACGACCAACGTCCCTGTTATCTGAAGATGGTAAAGTGCTCGAAGCGATCGCAGAAAGTGCTGAGATGGTCACCCTCAGTGACGCCGACAAGACATCAGTTGGCGTGATGAACGCCAGGAACCGAGCACTCCTGGCTACCATGGACGACTGCAGCATCCTGTCCAGAAGTCTCAGTCCACCAAACAAGTCTCGCTTACAACTGATAGACGCAGATCCACAGATTAACACCTTGAAGTACATAGATGAAACGTTGAGTTGTTGCAAAAGTTTGGATTCGGCGCAAATGGCTGGCATGGGCGAGAGTTACGACTCTAGGAACGGTTTCTTGGGCGATTCGTGTGACACGATCGCGCGCGGGGAGTTCGACAGACTGGCGGCAGCTAGGGCAACGCATTGTGTGGAATTTGATACACCACCACCACGGCTTGATAAG GGTCCGGACGGCGGCAGCGCGTGGAGCATCGAGCGGTGCGCGGGCGTGGAGGCGGTGAGCGCGCGCGCGGCGGGCATCACTCCCAACTCGAGCGCGGCGCCGCTGCTGCGCGCCGTGtccccgccgcccgcgccgccgccgcccccgccgcccGACGCGCTGCGACTCTTCTCCTTCCTCCAGGTCCTCACTGCCACCTTTGGAGCATTTGCACACGGTGGCAATGATGTAAG TAATGCAATTGGACCTCTGGTGGCTCTGTGGCTGTTATACTCCGAGGGAGGAGCTCACTCTCGGGCGGAGACTCCTCTGGCCATCCTGGTGTTTGGCGGTGTCGGCATCGCGCTGGGACTCTGGCTATGGGGCCGTCGTGTCATCCGTACTGTTGGCGAAGATCTAACTAGCATTACACCTGATAC TGGTTTCACCATTGAGCTGGGCGCCGCTCTGACTGTCCTGGTGGCCAGCAAGGCTGGGCTACCAGTTTCCACAACTCATTGCAAAGTTGGCTCGGTCGTCTGCATCGGATATTTCTCCGACAAACCTGTTGATTGGAGTTTGTTTCG GAACATAATATTCGCGTGGGTGGTGACTGTCCCTGCGGTGGCCGCCATTGCGGCGCTCGCCATGCTGGCCCTAGAAACATTCGTCGTATAG